Genomic window (Lampris incognitus isolate fLamInc1 chromosome 3, fLamInc1.hap2, whole genome shotgun sequence):
GGGAAGTGAGCAACATTAAGGTACAATCTCAAGAAATTTCGAATAAATACAGTGTAATGTTTATCTATGTATTCAACAAATGTAATGTCTATATGCATTCattaggcaatggaaagaagaactggagttggtccccgggtgctacagctgccactgctcctatacaataggatgggttaattgcagagaacacatttcgttgtaacctgtacagtcagtcagtcagtcaatcaatcactcaAGCAATCAAGTCgcacaatgacaaaacaaagtggttctccttttttctttatttattaaAAAGTAACTTCTCATTTTTAGTCTGTGTCTGCCTACTTACATTTGAAAAAGGAGGGGTAGATGAACAGAACGATGTTAACACCACGGCACCACGCTTGAAGTTCTctcgaggggagggggggttgctaaAAATGCCAATGTTTTAAGCTTAAAAAATGTCGAGACGTTAATTATCCAGATCAATAACTATCAATTATCTGAGGCTTTACTgttaataaagaaaaaaataattaaaaaacagAACTTGGAAATCACCACAAACCCCTCCCTTACGGTTTGTGTTGGATTTTACCTAAATGCAATGCATTCATTTTATTGCAGGGCTTCGCCAATGAAGTCATCGCTATATCTGGAAAAAAACGCGTTAATGCTTGATAATTGATATCCTGTACTCATATGAACTCTAACCTCAGTCAGACCAATTGCACTCTTTTTCTGCTTATAATCGGCATGTAACATGTAGTGTTATAATTGTCTTAATTTTCCTGATTATGCTCACTGTATATTCTGAAAGCAGTTCTTTTCCTTGGCTTCCACAAAGTATCTACACATATAATACATCATATCTTAATTGCTTTATTGCCCAGTTTAGTTAAAGGTGATTAAGTAGTAACCACTGAATTAAATGATTATCGAATATAAGTATTTATCGAATATAAGTAATATAAGCGACTCTGggtgttagaaaagcgttatataagttcaaattattattattattattattattattatgtaattaACAGAATATTCAAAACAGCAGAAGTCTCAAATATAAATAACTGCTATTATCCTTAAACGGTTACTGGTAAATGAACAACAgagacaataaaaaaaataagaagCTGAGCCCTTTTTATAGAAAGATAAGAACTTAGGGACTGTCACGTCACAACGACTCACTCCAACTGGCGTGTTGACGAGTCCAACCAGTCTGCCGTCTTTAGTTTGCACGTCTCTCAACCTTGACCATATTTTCCGTGACAGCTTTTATTGACGGCTATTTCAACCAATTATTATCAGCCAAAATCATTACGTAGGCTTTGCCAGCTACACGGTTTCCTTTCTACGGTCCAATCACCTCCACGGTTTACCTGCCGCTGAGGCAGCAAGTTTCCAACTTCGGTGAGTTCACTCTGACTGGAAAACCATTGGGCTCTTGAAATTTTACTCACGCTAATATGAAGTTGGTCAACTTTGTTTCCCCTGATATTAAGTGATTCACGAGGGACGGTTTCAGTCAAAACGCAACTGTCATTCCTCAGCCTTTATAACGTGATTACTCGTTTTGCTTCGTTTGAAATGCCTCTCATGGTCGGCGGAAGAGATGGACGGGCTGATAGAAGTGTGATGTGTGTCCTGCTCCCCCTCGTTGTCCTTCTGTTTTTATCGGCCGGAGTTTCGGGTATACCGGAGGAGCAGAAATCCGTTCAAGAACAGCCTCCTCAAGAGGTACAAGCTTAATCATATATCGCCGACAACAATATCTCTCGTCAGTGACGGGAAAACGATTTACGAAGCCGGCGTTGCTGGCCATTTCTTCTCAGCTAGCAGCGCCTGCTAAGTATGTTTTGTTTTCCGagttagcctcagctagcaaATGTTAGACAGGCGATTCTGAATAGCTAGCCAAATTTTGAAATGATGATCAAGAAGACAGAGCTGCAGACGTAGCCATCAGTTTTTCTGCTGGCGCTAGTGGACATGTCCAAACGTCTACTGTATTGCTGAAATGTTATTCCCAGTATGATTCCAGCAAGTTACTTAAATGGCTCATTCGCAGATAAAGTGAAACTTTCCATTTCAGTCTGCTTTTCCACTCAGAGTTGCGTTTTAAAACTGTGCTTATTATGTTGTTGTTTTGCTTCGTAGAAAGTCCCCAGTCCCCATCccattggcccagtggttaatgaAGATGACTCCAGTAAAGGAAACCTGGGCTTCATCCATGCATTTGTGGCTGCCATCTCCGTCATCATTGTCTCTGAGTTGGGAGACAAGACGTTCTTCATTGCAGCTATCATGGCTATGCGATACAACCGCCTCACTGTGTTAACGGGGGCTATGCTGGCTCTGGGCCTTATGACCTGCCTCTCAGGTTGGTAGAAATGAGTGTTTGGTTCTGTACATTACTCATATAAAGTGACCTTGCAGTCTTTTATTAATGTTAGTGGTGTGATGTATCCCCCTCAGTGCTGTTTGGCTATGCCACGACCATCATCCCCAGAATCTACACATATTATGTGTCCACTGCACTGTTTGCCATCTTTGGTGTGCGTATGTTGAGAGAAGGGCTGAGAATGAGTCCAGATGAGggccaggaggaactggaggaggTGCAGGCTGAGATCAAGAAGAAGGATGAGGAGGTAGGCTCTGTAGTTTGGTGATAAAAGGTTAAAATGTGGCATTTTGAGCTCACTCGCATTCTTTCCCGCCATAGATTGTGAACTAACATGTGTGTCAACTTACACAGCTCTTATTTTTGTACCCTGGTAACTAGAAACTCATGTTTGTGTATATAAATTGCTTCACCTTGAGGGATTCCAAATATTTACTGTGTTAAGTCTGTATGATTTTTCAATCCAAAGCTGCACCCATGGCACAGCAGATAGTAGCTTAATAGTTTGAGGGTGCTCGGGAGTTGGGAGGGGGTGTGCTTATATTTCTGTTTTGTGATTAGATAATTAACTATTAAAGTATTACAAATATTGGCTCAATTTACCAAAGCAGAAATTAAAGTTCCATCCAGCTCCATTTGCAAAAaaatatattcatgttgtgtcCACAGAACAGAGCTAGTGTTTTTTTTATTGCATTATTTTAAACACATTTGTCCAGAGGTGTAACTATATAGACAATACTGTTTTTCATGATCCTCAATTAAGCCCTCGGCCATTCTGTTTCTTCTCTGTGGTTTTATGGTGGTTAGCAAACAAAAACTCAACGTTTTGTTAGCTTTTCCTTAAGTGAAAGGAATAGTATTCATGCATTCACATCTTAGGTCAGTGCGAGGGGAGGGGCTGAGGACAATAGGTGAAAACAATTGCTCCTTAGTGTTAGTCATAGTGCTGCATGAAAGTGCAGAGCTGCGATAAGATATGCCCGCATAAAGTTCAAAACCTTGCTGTTGGCTTTCCAGGCAGTTCAACAAAAGAAACTGTACCAACCTACTTGTAAACCCATATCAACATGTACACTCGCTCACTCTTTTTGTTCTACCTCTGCAAGGCTACTGTTTATGGCTGCTTCAATAACAACAAGCTCTAAGTTCAGACTTTTTTTTCATGCTTCGAACCTCAAAATGGTGGGgcccggggagaaaaaaaaactcaaaatgcTTCATTTATCAAGTTATCCTGACAATGCCACAAATCAGGTTTGTGGCATTGTCCGGATAACTTGATAAATGAAGCATTTTGAATCCACTGCTACAATTGCTGGTATCCCTGTTGGTGATCTAGCTATTGCACACTGATAATTTTTGCATTTGACATAACATGCAGGCTATGACACGTTTACTATGTTGTGCTCTAAAATGCTGGTAGGAGACACAGAAATGCATCTTCTGTTGCTGCCTCTCTTTtaaattgctttggataaaagcatctcctaaatgagaaaatacatttaaaatgcAAATTAATCACTTTTGATTTTCAAGTTATCTAATTTTCTGTCTGTGGTGGGCAATGCAGGCAGTATGGCGGGCCACCACGGAATAGTCTTATGTATGGGAAACACTGGATTGATGACTTAAAGGTCCGCTGAGTGCTTTTATTGATTTTACCCAAAGGACCTTCCTCACCTAACAGCCGATATGATACTGTTCTTGCAGTCACCTCATACCTGTCGGCATAGGTGTAGCTGAGCCTCTCTACTAGAGGAACAATGACTCATATAGTAGACTATCCTTTCCGTTCATGTACAGTATTTGACCCTCAGAAGTAATGACCCATGAAAGAAGGCAGATGGTAAAGCCAAATTTTCAAGTTTGATCTTGCcatgggggtaaaaaaaaaaacagtaattcAGTTTGTTAGCTAGCTGTCCAACAGAAAACGAGCAACTTCAGCATCACTCAAAAATCCTATGTCCATTTTTAGAGTGTTCCATCTTGAGAAGGctaagcccactgaggtaaatttgtaatttctgatattgggctatacaaataaaattgacttgacttgataactATTTACCCTCATATTGTTGGCCTCGAAGTGGTGTTATTTCATCTTTTTTATGTCTTTTTAGGCCTACTTGTTTCAGACTCTCCCATTGTGTGTGCAGGCAAAGTATCGCAATGGTTCTCCATGCTTGACTCACCAGCCACTCACTGCACTGTGCAGACAAGAGAAGTAAACAGCAGTGACTTTAGCCAATGAGCGCAAAGCTCTTTTTGTTTCAAGGGCAAGTGAGCTCTTCTGGTCATATGGTCTGTACATGGCTGCCTTCATGACAGGGGGACCTGTGCTACGTTTAATAAAATAGCTTATTTTAAGCCTATGAATTTTTTCAGTCTTGGTCTACTGTGGGTTatttaaaacacttttttttttttttgcctaaaaATTGCTTAGTGGTCCTTTTTTAAAATGTGGTGTACACTTGTGAGATGCAATCACATTTGTCCCGGAGACTGGCTTCCTTAAAACAGTGCAAACTCTGTCAGAGTTGTCTGTAAGCAGGGATGCTTAACATATACAACCATTTGATAGGTTTTGTATATTGAACTCTTTGCTGTATATGTAAATTGTAACACAAAACACCCTCTGAAACAAAGTACAACTATGGTTGAGCCTACATGCTGACCTTCCTGAGACCTACACTACGAAGCAGGATTTGGGTTAGCGAGGTAACTTCAGGTTTAACTCTGGGCTTTCATTGTCACAAGAGTGGTTTCCTTTTTACCAGGGTACATCGCCATGGTAACTTACGCTGCACACCTAATCTGTTCTGGAGCAGGTTATGTTCGATTTAACAGATCAACACGTATAAAAGCACCGCCTACTGACCAATAAATTCTCTTGGAAAATGTGATCACCATTCCTAGAAGATCCTGTGGACCTTGGTGCGTGAATAGTGAGAGGGTCTCTTAGGAAGGCAAGAGTTTGTAGAGACGGACAAAACCGTTTGGCTTTCCGTCACAATTATCTGTATGAAAGATAGCTTCTCAGTGGAGGGAATGGCTTATCTTTGTCAGCTTCTTGATACATATGTTGCCAGTGTGGCACGTCAAAGTCACACGCTTACAGTCCTGCAGACTGTATGCATTGACTtgcgttttttattttttatttgatttttttgataCAGGTACTTTTATGTATGCTGTTGGTCAGGGATGGGCAACGTGATCCAGAAAGGGTCAGTgtaggtgcaggtctttgttccaaccaagcagttacacacctaatTCCATTAGTCAACCATTAaagtagggctgcacgatattaggaAAACATGTGATATGCAATAACATTGAATATTGCGATGACGATATGACTcgcgataaataaacaaatattgaagtatacagttttaa
Coding sequences:
- the tmem165 gene encoding transmembrane protein 165; this translates as MPLMVGGRDGRADRSVMCVLLPLVVLLFLSAGVSGIPEEQKSVQEQPPQEKVPSPHPIGPVVNEDDSSKGNLGFIHAFVAAISVIIVSELGDKTFFIAAIMAMRYNRLTVLTGAMLALGLMTCLSVLFGYATTIIPRIYTYYVSTALFAIFGVRMLREGLRMSPDEGQEELEEVQAEIKKKDEELQRSKLANGTPDVEAGSGSTLPQGKWHSFISPVFLQALTLTFLAEWGDRSQLTTIILAAREDPFGVAVGGTLGHCLCTGLAVIGGRMIAQKISVRTVTIIGGIVFLAFAFSALFIKPEAGF